Below is a genomic region from Planktothrix sp. FACHB-1365.
ATTTCTCCAGTTTTCAGTTGAATTTTAAAGGGATAAGTGTTAGAATTATGATGAGAAATAGCAGCAACAGCAACTTGAGTTTTAATCCTAACGCCTGCCTGTTCAGCAACCCGCATTAAACAATTAACAATTGTAGCAGAATCATCCGTTGTCGGAAACATTCGCCCATCAGATTCTGTTTTTAATTGCACCCCATGACGAGTAAACCATTCAACAGTATTTTTAGCTTGAAATCGACTAAAAGCCCCCCGTAATGCTTTACTTCCTCTGGGGTAATTCTGAACAAATTGAGTCGGTTCAAAACAAGCATGGGTGACATTACAGCGCCCCCCTCCAGAAATTCTAACTTTGGCAAGGGGTTGCTGTCCGGCTTCCAGCAAAATGACTTGAGTATGGGGGTGGTGAGTTGCACAAGTAATGGCGCCAAAAAAACCAGCCGCCCCGCCGCCAATTACAATCACTTTTACCGGATGTAAACTAGACAAATTAATCCTCTATTCTTCTATTACTTCAAAATCTTTTTTTTCAGCTTGGCAAAGCGGACAAATCCAATCTTCGGGGATCTCTTCAAACGGTGTATCTGGATCAATACCCCCATCTGGATCACCGTATCCGGGATCATAGGTATAGCCACAGACTGTACAAACATACTTTTTCATGGTTAAATTTGTCCATAAATTGCTGATCAATATCGTACATTTTTTGTAACTCTATTCGAGTTTATTTATGCAAAGTTTTGTAAACTTTAATTACCATGAAACATCCTTTTCATTTTAAACTGCAATTGGCTCCCTTTTTTCCCTATTTACATCCGCTTTTAACCCCAACTTTTCCCCGTTGTTTATGGACGGGGGATTTATCTCAACCTGAAATTTGCTTAACCTTTGATGATGGGCCCCATCCAGACTATACTTTAGAATTATTAAAAGTTTTAGATTCCTATCAGATTCCAGCCAGTTTTTTTTGGTTAGGAAAATCGGTAGAACGCTATCCTAAAATTGCCCAAGCCGTCTATCAACGCGGTCATTGGATTGGATTACATGGTTATCAACATCAATCCTTCCCTTTCTTAACAGAAATAGAATTAAAAAATAGCTTAGAAAAAACCCAAGATGCTATTTTAAAAGCCTGTGGTCTTGAGCCTGAATTTGTCTTAGATGTCCGTCCTCCCAACGGATTATTTTTACCGCAAACATTGACTTTATTAACAAGCTGGGGATATCGTCCCGTGATGTGGAGTGTTGTACCGGAAGATTGGGTGCATCCTGGGGTTGATGTCGTGACTTATCGCGTGATCAAACAAACTCGAAATGGTTCAATTATTGTTCTCCATGATGGGGATTACGGGGGAAAAGATGTCGCAAAAACGGCTGAAAAAATTATTCCTAAACTATTAGAACAAAACTATCAATTTGTAACAATTCCTAAATTTTGGCAGTCAGCGAAACCGATGATATGATTAGCAATGTTAGCGTTTTAATTTCAGTTTACCCAATGATATCATGGTGCTAAAACCGGAAACCGATCCTACCACAGGTCAACTTCGCTTAGTTGGAGATAATACCCCCGAAGATGTGAGATTCTTCCCTGGAGAATTAGCGGTATTTCCATTAGGTGCTTTTTTATTAGGAGGAGATGATACCGTTCGAGGGTCATCTGATCCTGAACGAATTTATGGAAATAGAGATAATGATCTTTTATTTGGAGAAGGGGGAAATGATACCCTTTTTGGAGGTCAGGGAAACGATCAAATTTTAGGAAATCTGGGTAATGATCTCCTATTTGGAGAAGATGGAAATGATCAATTTTTTGGGTTTTTAAATCCAGATAATCCTTCTCAATTAGCAGGTCTTGAAGGAGATGATACCATTTATGCGGGGTCAGGAGATGATCAAATTCGAGAGAATGAAGGCAAGGATTTAATATTCGGAGGTCAAGGCGATGATGAATTAAGATCGGGGGTAGAAAATGATATCATTGAAGGTAATGACGGTAATGATTTTATTGGAGGAGAAGATGGGGATGATACGGTTTCTGGTGGGAATGGAAATGATCAGGTTCGAGGGGATGCGGGAAATGATTTAGTGACAGGAAATGCTGGAGATGATCAGCTATCGGGGGGAACAGAAAATGATACTTTATTTGGGGGTCAAGGGAATGATCAATTGACCGGAGATGCAGGAGATGATCGCCTGTCTGGGGATGAAGGAATTGATACTTTAATCGGTGGAGATGGCAAAGATATTTTTGTTATAGAGAGTAGTCAATTAGGCAGTAACCCGGAATCATCGGAGACAATTGTAGATTATAAACCCGGAGAAGATATTATTTTTTTAACGGGGGATTTAGGATTTGAAAATTTAACCCCTAAACCCGACCCTAGAACTGAAAATAGCACTATTTTAGAAGCTAAATTGGGAGGAATTGTTGCGGTATTACAAGGGATTAAACCCGATCAAATTAATCGATCTAACTTTATTATTCCTGGAGTTGTAGAATTTAGTTCAGATGAATTTGCGGTTAATGAAAATGGGACAGCGATCAACCCCGTTACGGTTGTTAGAAACAGTGGAAATGATGGGGAAATTAGCGTCACCGTTGTTCCGGTTCGTACCCCCTTAACACCCCCTGATAATCAAATCAATACAAATCCCATTGTTGTTAATTTTGAAACTGGAGATAATACCCCTAAAATTGTTACGATTCCCATTGTTAATAATACTGTTCCTAATTATGCAGCGAATGTTCGTTTAACGTTAGAAAATCCCACAAATTTTGCTCAAATGGGAACCCCTAATCAAGCTTTGTTAAACATTATTGATGATGAAATTCCCCCTGCTTCTGTAGGAACTTTAATCAATCCCATTCCTGAAACCTCTGCTGAATTTGGTTCGGCTTTATCCAGAGTTAGTAATAATTTTGCGGTAGTCGGTGCACCGGGTCAAACTAATAATCAAGGAATTGCTTATTTATTTGATCTGACTACTCAACAACCCACATTAACCTTTCGTAACCCTTCCCCCAGCGCTGGTAATTCATTTTTTGGTGAATCTGTTACGACAACATTAGAAGATAATGTCATTATTGGTGCGCCTCAAGATAATAGTTTAGCACCCAATTCAGGGGCAGTTTATGCCTTTAGTACCGCCACAGGAACGCCCTATTTAGTCCTGAATAATCCGACCCCAGACGTCTTTGATTTATTTGGCTATTCCGTTGCAACTTTAGGTAATAATGTTATAGTCGGTGCACCCAATGATTCTACATTAGCACCCGGAGGAGGAACAGTTTATTTATTGGATGGAAATACAGGTCAATTATTACAAACCTTTTTCAATCCTAACCCTCAACCGAATGACTTTTTTGGGGCTTCTGTTGCTGCGGTGGGTGGAGATAGAATATTAATTGGTGCACCTGCTAGTTTAACACCAGGAGGAGGACAGCAACCCGGTGAAGCTTATATTTTTGATAGTGTTACCGGACAACTTTTACAAACCTTTAGAAATCCTAATCCAGGGTTAGATAATTTTGGTTATTCCGTCGCCTGGTCGGGAATTGGTCGAGATATTTTAATCGGTGCGCCTGGAGATGACTCAGGAGGAATTAATACCGGAACAGCGTTTTTATTGGATGGCATTACCGGGGCAGTTTTACAAACCTATAATGCCCCTATAATAGAGGATAATAATCAATTTGGTCAAGCTTTATCCTTAATCGGAAATGATGTTTTAATCGGTTCCCCAGGTTATGGATTAGCAAATTTAGGAGGAACATTCCGCTATGAATTAAGAACAGGAAATTTACTCCAAACTTATTTAAGTCCCGTTACGGATAATTCCGATACAGACTTGAATTTTGGAGCATCTGTTACCAGTGTTGGTAATCTTATATTGGTGGGTGTTCCGGGTTTGGATACAACCTTGGCGAGTGTCGGTGCTGTTTATCAATTTGTTTAAATTAGGAGTAATATGAAAAAGAAATCTTACCTTCCCCAGCTTAAATTATTTATTGTTGTTCTTTTAGGAGTCATCTTAACTCATAAATCTTTACCCTTAGTTTATCCCGTTTTAGCCCAAAATCCTAAAACCTTTGAGGATATAAAAGGTCATTGGGCACAAAACTGTATTGAAGAATTAGCTCAAAAAAATATTGTTAAAGGCTATTATGAAGATGATACTTTTCGTCCCGATGAACCCGTAAATCGAGCAGAATTTGCAGCGATTATCAGTCAAGCTTTTCCTAAAATTCCTAAAACTGAAAAAGCCATTGATTTTGTGGATGTCCCTACGGATTATTGGGCTTATAAAGCCATCCAAAATGTTAATCAAAGAGGGTTTATGTCAGGATATTTAGGCAGTATTTTTAATCCGTTATTAAATATCCCTAGAGTACAAGCCTTAGTCGCCTTAGTTAATGGTTTAGATTATAAACCAAGTCAAGTTTCCTCTCAACAATTAACCCAAATATTTGAGGATGGGTCAGATATTCCTGAATATGCAAAAAAAGCGATCGCAACAGCAACAGAAAATTGGTTAGTCGTTAATTATCCCAATGTTCGACGATTAAACCCCAATAAACCGGCGACTCGTGCGGAAGTTGCGACTTTCGTTTGTCAAGCCATTTCCGCAGATCAAAAACAAGCTTTAGTTCCCACTGAATATATTGCTAGAGTAGCAATTTCTGAACCTTCACAAGCCCAGTCAGAACCCAAACCGAAACCATCAACCCCTGCGGTTACAATGCAACCCCAAACAACCCCTCCAATTGAATCCAGACCGGAATCCTATCCCGAAATTAAGGATTTAAAGGTACAAAAAACTGCAAAATTAGGGGATATTAAAGCTGAATTATTAGCAGATTCCGATACTACAATTCAGTTAATGCAAATTAAAATTACTAGAAAAGGAGATTTAGTCTCTGAAGATGTTGTGACAATGGCAACTTTAGCAGCACCGGGGGTTAAAACCGTTAAAACCGGGAGAGTCCTTGATTTTAAAGTGTTAGATTTAGATAATGATAAAGAACCTGAAATTTTAGTAGATTTATTAATTGATGAGGATAACAATCGTAAAAGTTACTATTCGATTATTTATCGATATAGCCCCATAAAAAAAGAATATCGAGATGTGCAACAAAAATGGGGTTTAACGTCCTATCGACTGAATACAGAGAACCTAGAAACCCCGATTTTGATTCATTATGATCAACGATTTAGCCAACAATTTCAAGCTTATACTCCAGAACTACTCCCGTTACAGATTTTTCAATATCAGTTTGGAGAATTTCAAGATGTAACTCAACAATATAAGGAGTTTCTCAAAGAGCATAACTCTGTTTTATTGCAAGAAATCAATAAACGTCGTCGCCTTAAACAAGATTTAAAAGCAGTGGTAGCCGCTTATTTAGCCCAACAGTATTTATTAGGTGACGCCAATGCAGGTTGGAAAACGATTGAAGAACTGTATCAAAACCCTGACAGAAATCAATTTTTTCCTCAACTTCGCCAATGGTTGAAAAAGACAGGATACACTGAAGGATCTTCATGAAACATTTTATGATAGCTTAAGACTTGCTATATATCATTCATTTTCAAACCATGATTAACGCCAAACTAAAACCAGACTGGGCAGGAGAAGATTTTCTGTCTCAAATTGTTAACGTTTTAATTCAAACGAAACCGCTTTATAACTTAATGAAACTTCAAGCGAGACAAGTTTTAATTAAAACGGCTGAAAAAAATGGGGTTCAGTGGCGAAAAACTTGCCAAGAATTAGACGCATCGGGAGCTAAAGAACTTTTACAAAGTGTTACTAATCCTAATATTCAATATCCCGATTATTATCAAGTTCCCTTTCATGCTTATGATGAAGGAAATCTCTGTTGGTTAGCCGCCTTTGAAGCTGAACCTGCAACAAAAGCAATGGGTTTGCGAGTTTGGCCTAAAGAACAAATTACCTGGGAAACCGCAGAACATCGGTTACGGTCTAGCTTCCATGAAATCTTAGGTAAATATTGTCCTGAACGAGTGGAAAATGTGTTAGATATTGGTTGTTCTGTGGGGATGTCAACTCTGCCATTACATCGTTATTTAGTTCAAAAATACGGTCATAATATTAGAACAGTGGGGTTAGATTTATCACCTTATATGTTAGCGGTGGCAAAAGTTCGAGATACCCAGGGGGAAATCGCCGAATGGAGACAGGAACTCGCTGAAAATACCAGTTTTCCTGATAATAGTTTTGATGTTGTTACCCTGCAATTTCTATTACATGAACTCCCGAATAAACCCAGTCGAGATATTTTTCAAGAAGCCTTCAGAATTTTACGACCAGGCGGCTGTTTAGCCATTGTTGATAATAATCCGAAATCAGAAGTGATTCAGAATTTACCTCCAGCGTTATTTATTCTGATGAAAAGTACCGAACCCTGGAGTGATGAATACTATACGTTTGATGTGGAAGAAACCTTAAAACAGGTTGGGTTTGATTATAAAATTACCCTTCCCAGTGACCCTCGCCATCGGACAATTATTGCAATTAAACCCTAATGTACTTTAGGGCTATCTTGATACTAAAATCTAGGAAAGCAAGCAACCCTTGGGAAAAATTCGAGCTAT
It encodes:
- the rd gene encoding rubredoxin; this translates as MKKYVCTVCGYTYDPGYGDPDGGIDPDTPFEEIPEDWICPLCQAEKKDFEVIEE
- a CDS encoding polysaccharide deacetylase family protein → MKHPFHFKLQLAPFFPYLHPLLTPTFPRCLWTGDLSQPEICLTFDDGPHPDYTLELLKVLDSYQIPASFFWLGKSVERYPKIAQAVYQRGHWIGLHGYQHQSFPFLTEIELKNSLEKTQDAILKACGLEPEFVLDVRPPNGLFLPQTLTLLTSWGYRPVMWSVVPEDWVHPGVDVVTYRVIKQTRNGSIIVLHDGDYGGKDVAKTAEKIIPKLLEQNYQFVTIPKFWQSAKPMI
- a CDS encoding S-layer homology domain-containing protein, with protein sequence MKKKSYLPQLKLFIVVLLGVILTHKSLPLVYPVLAQNPKTFEDIKGHWAQNCIEELAQKNIVKGYYEDDTFRPDEPVNRAEFAAIISQAFPKIPKTEKAIDFVDVPTDYWAYKAIQNVNQRGFMSGYLGSIFNPLLNIPRVQALVALVNGLDYKPSQVSSQQLTQIFEDGSDIPEYAKKAIATATENWLVVNYPNVRRLNPNKPATRAEVATFVCQAISADQKQALVPTEYIARVAISEPSQAQSEPKPKPSTPAVTMQPQTTPPIESRPESYPEIKDLKVQKTAKLGDIKAELLADSDTTIQLMQIKITRKGDLVSEDVVTMATLAAPGVKTVKTGRVLDFKVLDLDNDKEPEILVDLLIDEDNNRKSYYSIIYRYSPIKKEYRDVQQKWGLTSYRLNTENLETPILIHYDQRFSQQFQAYTPELLPLQIFQYQFGEFQDVTQQYKEFLKEHNSVLLQEINKRRRLKQDLKAVVAAYLAQQYLLGDANAGWKTIEELYQNPDRNQFFPQLRQWLKKTGYTEGSS
- a CDS encoding class I SAM-dependent methyltransferase — translated: MINAKLKPDWAGEDFLSQIVNVLIQTKPLYNLMKLQARQVLIKTAEKNGVQWRKTCQELDASGAKELLQSVTNPNIQYPDYYQVPFHAYDEGNLCWLAAFEAEPATKAMGLRVWPKEQITWETAEHRLRSSFHEILGKYCPERVENVLDIGCSVGMSTLPLHRYLVQKYGHNIRTVGLDLSPYMLAVAKVRDTQGEIAEWRQELAENTSFPDNSFDVVTLQFLLHELPNKPSRDIFQEAFRILRPGGCLAIVDNNPKSEVIQNLPPALFILMKSTEPWSDEYYTFDVEETLKQVGFDYKITLPSDPRHRTIIAIKP